In a single window of the Elaeis guineensis isolate ETL-2024a chromosome 8, EG11, whole genome shotgun sequence genome:
- the LOC105032392 gene encoding uncharacterized protein — protein MTLCKMQPEIEGMKPQFHPHPHHPFSLPLRPPPPHHHHHHHHPPLLHFHLPLFLHRPCSCPPLLLIPHHHHHPSCPLPFQRRSSNVSCPNFSPIPPAVPSSQPIQNPCLVPSRAAAVEGLEVSEAQTMDSSALELQQQEWREDQDLEDEEDVFVLTDEWMEFFAKSEAKRRLAKQRKKKGGK, from the exons ATGACGCTTTGCAAGATGCAACCAGAAATTGAAGGAATGAAGCCTCAATTCCACCCCCACCCTCACCATCCCTTCTCTCTTCCCTTACGACCACCACCAccgcaccaccaccaccaccaccaccatcccCCGCTTCTCCACTTCCATCTCCCTCTGTTCCTTCATCGCCCTTGTAGCTGCCCGCCTCTCCTCCTCATCCCTCACCATCACCACCACCCCAGCTGCCCTCTCCCCTTCCAGCGCAGGTCTTCCAACGTCTCTTGCCCCAACTTCTCTCCAATTCCACCAGCCGTGCCTTCGTCGCAGCCCATCCAGAACCCATGTCTAGTTCCTTCGAGAGCTGCCGCAGTCGAGGGCTTGGAAGTCTCTGAGGCCCAAACAATGGATAGTTCAGCACTCGA GTTGCAACAACAGGAATGGAGAGAGGACCAGGACTTGGAAGATGAAGAAGACGTGTTTGTTTTGACAGATGAATGGATGGAGTTTTTTGCAAAATCTGAGGCTAAAAGGAGATTGG CTAAGCAGCGCAAAAAGAAGGGAGGCAAGTGA